The Deferribacter autotrophicus genomic sequence CAAGGGCTTTAAGGGATGCAGGATTTGAAGTAATTTACACTGGACTTAGACAAACTCCTGAAGCAATAGTAAACACTGCTATTCAGGAAGATGTGGATGCCATAGGGATAAGCATCCTTTCCGGGGCACATAATACTGTTTTTCCAAAAATTATTCAACTTCTTAAAGAAAAAGGAGCTGATGATATTATCGTGTTTGGTGGTGGAGTTATCCCTGAAGATGATATCCCATTTCTTCTATCCAAAGGCGTAAAAAGAATTTTCACGCCAGGG encodes the following:
- a CDS encoding cobalamin B12-binding domain-containing protein; the protein is MGKIRILIAKPGLDGHDRGAKVVARALRDAGFEVIYTGLRQTPEAIVNTAIQEDVDAIGISILSGAHNTVFPKIIQLLKEKGADDIIVFGGGVIPEDDIPFLLSKGVKRIFTPGTPTSEIIDFIKETIKPKDAA